Proteins from a single region of Coleofasciculus sp. FACHB-T130:
- the hetZ gene encoding heterocyst differentiation protein HetZ: MSHCGEIYQRVVDAIFQLLFNELRQSSKASEQNCREVAARISSEVARICTESKRIQDSGDIETWATTLARLRLKQCLHYYQMGAHRGRVELHSTLSAIIYRYITPSQVPTSYQARLTLIEDFLQGFYAESLNAFRRESGMGPAYRPHTLLELAEYMAFAERYGKRRIPLPGHRTQQLIILRAQTFSQQQPPETSVDMEQAAEGSATDSDSVWNEATVQQVREAMVAHESEPLEKSLRQTVIKELLAYLKERQQTECADYFTLRLKDLSAGEIEAILGLTPRQRDYLQQRFKYHLIRFALSQRWELVHQWLEADLERNLGLTPQQWQTFQGMLSQEQAELLRLKQQGFPNAAIAQTLGCTVSQVEKRWFKLLEIAWEIRNRSVSGASASQDE; encoded by the coding sequence ATCAGCCATTGTGGGGAAATCTACCAGAGAGTGGTGGATGCAATCTTTCAACTACTATTTAACGAACTCCGACAGTCATCCAAGGCGTCGGAGCAGAACTGTCGTGAGGTTGCGGCGCGCATCTCTAGCGAAGTCGCCCGGATTTGCACTGAGAGTAAGCGCATCCAGGACTCAGGAGACATCGAAACCTGGGCAACAACACTGGCTCGTCTTCGCCTGAAACAATGTCTTCATTATTACCAAATGGGGGCACACCGGGGACGAGTAGAATTACACAGCACCCTCAGTGCGATTATCTATCGCTACATTACACCGTCGCAGGTGCCTACGAGCTACCAGGCGCGGCTGACTCTGATAGAAGATTTCTTACAGGGATTTTATGCTGAGTCCTTAAATGCATTTCGACGAGAAAGCGGAATGGGTCCGGCGTATCGTCCTCATACTTTGTTAGAACTGGCAGAGTATATGGCTTTTGCTGAGCGCTACGGCAAGCGGCGCATTCCTTTGCCCGGTCATCGCACTCAGCAATTAATCATCCTGCGGGCGCAAACTTTTTCGCAACAACAACCCCCGGAAACTTCCGTAGATATGGAGCAAGCGGCAGAGGGATCTGCCACTGATTCCGACTCGGTTTGGAATGAAGCGACGGTGCAGCAGGTGCGGGAGGCGATGGTCGCTCACGAATCCGAACCCCTGGAAAAAAGCCTGCGCCAGACGGTGATTAAGGAGTTGCTGGCTTATCTGAAAGAGCGCCAGCAAACTGAATGCGCCGATTATTTTACTTTGCGTCTGAAAGATTTATCCGCCGGGGAAATTGAAGCAATTTTAGGTTTGACGCCGCGCCAAAGGGATTATTTGCAGCAACGCTTCAAATATCATTTGATTCGATTTGCTCTTTCCCAGCGCTGGGAACTGGTGCATCAGTGGTTGGAAGCAGATTTAGAACGGAATTTGGGTTTGACGCCGCAACAGTGGCAAACATTTCAGGGAATGCTGAGCCAAGAGCAGGCGGAATTACTACGATTAAAGCAACAGGGATTCCCAAATGCAGCGATCGCTCAAACTTTGGGTTGCACAGTCTCCCAGGTCGAGAAACGGTGGTTCAAGCTGCTAGAGATTGCCTGGGAAATTCGCAATCGTTCAGTATCCGGAGCAAGTGCATCTCAAGATGAATAG
- a CDS encoding FHA domain-containing protein, translating to MNPAPMRLRLSWDDPGTGERKEPTLAVPIALGREFNQMPGEMKGHRVSRLTLNSLEVSRFHALIDMDAGGLVVIDQNSSNGTLINGQRQTRSVLGNGDSLQIGPYYISVTFAANPPASPPSGNSQIFFHPDTDLPDPRISHPAPLPPLASPAQPGGTAAFPPPAFQAQQVVVQDLHATGLRVDEVDYAAVGGGLGSFVWVDLLRIYGVKSSQIAALGMEPQPYARYKRLCMNSQIPLHERLRSNSDSCPDNIWGWPSYALREAGHDLLKGSIGTAFGYLWQVFAEPAFAQTYTPRAGNVFDALDREAKRIGWEQIFRYASVRSIRKTEDGRYAIAYSRTSANQRDHAFLIARNVQLATGYPAIQFLPDLQAYREKTNDFKSVVNAYEEHNHVYEHLEKFGGTVMIRGRGIVASRIVQRIYEARAKNPNISLLHLMRSPKPQGNKFGRSQRSVENHYEFQPFNWPKATWGGELRIMLEKAAPEQRKRLLADWGGTTTADRQDWRRMVEEGIRQGWYQITFGEVERVERNPHSSGIERTVTYIQEKGLKGQIRLEADFIIDATGLDAKVKANPLLNDLVTHYKLPLHENGRIAVANNFELVEMRSPQGRMYAAGAMTLGGPYAAVDSFLGLQYAALCAVDSLSAARAPGIHRLNFLSSFGQWIKWVANQAP from the coding sequence ATGAATCCAGCACCCATGCGCCTTCGCCTCAGCTGGGACGATCCAGGAACGGGAGAACGGAAAGAACCGACGCTGGCAGTTCCAATCGCACTGGGACGGGAATTTAATCAGATGCCAGGGGAAATGAAGGGGCATCGCGTCTCCCGATTAACCCTCAATAGTCTTGAGGTTTCCCGCTTCCACGCCCTGATTGATATGGACGCTGGCGGGTTGGTGGTTATTGACCAAAACAGCAGCAACGGCACCTTGATTAATGGACAACGTCAGACGCGCAGTGTTCTGGGGAATGGCGACTCGCTGCAAATTGGCCCTTATTACATCAGCGTTACCTTCGCTGCCAATCCACCTGCGTCGCCCCCCTCTGGCAATTCTCAGATTTTCTTTCACCCAGACACGGATCTCCCTGACCCCAGGATTAGTCATCCGGCACCCCTGCCTCCGCTTGCTTCCCCCGCGCAACCAGGGGGAACGGCAGCGTTTCCTCCACCGGCTTTTCAGGCGCAGCAAGTCGTCGTACAAGACCTCCATGCCACCGGGTTGCGAGTCGATGAAGTGGACTATGCCGCCGTTGGGGGCGGTTTGGGCAGCTTTGTCTGGGTAGATTTATTAAGAATTTACGGGGTGAAAAGCAGCCAGATTGCAGCTTTGGGAATGGAACCCCAACCGTATGCCCGTTACAAGCGGTTGTGCATGAATTCGCAAATACCTCTGCACGAACGCTTGCGGTCAAATTCAGATTCTTGTCCCGATAATATTTGGGGTTGGCCTAGTTATGCCCTGCGGGAAGCTGGGCATGATTTGCTCAAGGGAAGCATAGGAACAGCATTCGGGTATTTGTGGCAGGTATTTGCCGAACCGGCTTTTGCCCAAACTTATACCCCTCGCGCCGGTAATGTCTTTGACGCCCTTGATAGGGAAGCAAAACGGATTGGTTGGGAACAGATATTTCGCTACGCCAGCGTCCGTTCGATTCGGAAAACTGAGGATGGACGATATGCGATCGCTTATTCTCGCACCAGTGCCAACCAGCGCGACCATGCGTTCTTAATCGCCCGCAATGTCCAACTCGCTACCGGCTACCCGGCGATTCAGTTTCTCCCGGATTTGCAAGCTTACCGGGAAAAAACCAATGATTTTAAGTCCGTCGTTAATGCCTACGAAGAACATAACCACGTCTACGAGCATTTAGAGAAATTTGGCGGTACTGTGATGATTCGGGGACGGGGGATTGTCGCTTCGCGGATCGTACAGCGAATTTATGAAGCCAGGGCAAAAAACCCCAATATCTCGCTGCTACACTTGATGCGATCGCCCAAACCCCAAGGTAACAAATTTGGGCGATCGCAACGGTCTGTTGAAAATCACTACGAATTTCAACCCTTTAACTGGCCTAAAGCTACTTGGGGTGGTGAATTGCGGATAATGCTTGAAAAAGCAGCACCCGAACAGCGAAAGCGCCTACTCGCAGATTGGGGCGGCACCACCACAGCTGACCGTCAGGATTGGCGACGTATGGTTGAAGAAGGCATCCGTCAAGGCTGGTATCAAATTACCTTTGGGGAAGTGGAACGAGTCGAACGCAACCCTCACTCGTCAGGAATTGAGCGCACCGTTACCTATATTCAAGAAAAGGGATTAAAAGGACAAATTCGCCTCGAAGCTGACTTTATCATTGACGCCACCGGACTCGATGCCAAAGTCAAAGCGAATCCTCTCCTGAACGACCTTGTCACCCATTACAAACTCCCCCTCCATGAAAATGGGCGGATAGCTGTTGCCAACAATTTTGAACTTGTCGAAATGCGATCGCCGCAGGGTCGGATGTATGCTGCTGGTGCCATGACCCTCGGTGGGCCTTACGCCGCTGTTGATAGCTTCTTAGGGTTGCAATATGCAGCACTTTGTGCAGTTGATAGTCTGTCGGCAGCTCGTGCCCCCGGAATCCATCGATTGAACTTTTTGAGTTCTTTTGGGCAATGGATAAAATGGGTCGCGAACCAAGCACCGTAA